A genome region from Penicillium psychrofluorescens genome assembly, chromosome: 3 includes the following:
- a CDS encoding uncharacterized protein (ID:PFLUO_004196-T1.cds;~source:funannotate), whose translation MEKSSPMGNMEMGETASQSRSLESQFKCSESNDPQDPKNWSNARKTLLFMSLMSSSLLADGAMVWGSTLITQQAMDWNISITHSATSMNYGILLQGFGGIFVVPLIEAYGRLPMWLWPQVLTMFMVLGATLSTSYSAFTVFRSLQGLFGTVPQVIGLPIIHDMYTPAEWPRMINIWGTTFLVGPFLGPAIAGYVGAGTDWRISFGVLTAIYGASTVAVVLFGRETYYTPHRPGPAPSRVALCFGIGNTQLPKRATLWYWCRMVVIYVFKFPLLMTGLAILVTFTWPIGITTTIDTFLHSPPYLFDTIQASSMRFAGVIGALCGWAFGFFFNKWIYRHHRTHWRTEYRLHGVWIPIGSMAAGLLTYGLTMNFHKHWIGIAFGWILVNIGMVATIVAISAYALEKYPGQATCVSAILNMWRTCGGFAVGYFQPAWIARNGLGLVFGIQAIVVCVAIVLTITPVLLWTRSRQPSGSV comes from the exons ATGGAGAAGTCCTCACCGATGGGTAACATGGAGATGGGCGAAACGGCCAGCCAGTCTCGTTCGCTCGAGTCGCAGTTCAAGTGCTCCGAGTCCAATGACCCCCAGGATCCCAAGAACTGGAGTAATGCGCGCAAGACTCTGCTCTTTATGTCGCTCATGTCCAGCTCGCTGTTGGCGGACGG CGCAATGGTCTGGGGTTCTACCCTGATCACCCAGCAGGCCATGGATTGGAACATCTCCATCACGCATTCGGCAACGAGTATGAACTATGGCATTCTGTTGCAGGGCTTCGGTGGTATCTTTGTTGTTCCGCTCATCGAAGCCTATGGTCG CCTGCCAATGTGGTTGTGGCCACAGGTGCTGACTATGTTCATGGTCCTCGGCGCCACTCTTTCTACGAGCTACTCGGCTTTCACGGTCTTTCGCTCTCTTCAGGGTCTGTTCGGTACCGTGCCGCAGGTGATCGGTCTCCCTATCATTCATGACATGTACACTCCGGCTG AATGGCCGCGCATGATTAACATCTG GGGCACTACATTCCTGGTCGGTCCGTTCCTCGGACCTGCCATAGCCGGGTACGTCGGGGCTGGCACGGATTGGCGCATTTCCTTTGGTGTCCTGACGGCCATCTATGGTGCATCTACAGTCGCCGTCGTCCTGTTTGGCCGTGAAACATACTATACACCACACCGTCCAGGGCCGGCTCCTTCGCGAGTTGCGCTGTGCTTTGGGATTGGTAACACCCAGCTCCCGAAGAGAGCGACTCTGTGGTACTGGTGTCGCATGGTCGTGATCTATGTCTTCAAGTTCCCACTGCTCATGACAG GCCTCGCGATTCTGGTCACATTCACTTGGCCGATCGGTATCACGACCACCATCGACACCTTCCTGCACAGCCCCCCGTACCtcttcgacaccatccaGGCATCGTCCATGCGCTTTGCCGGTGTTATCGGTGCTCTGTGTG GCTGGGCCTTtgggttcttcttcaacaagTGGATCTACAGGCACCACCGCACACACTGGAGGACCGAATACCGGCTCCACGGAGTTTGGATTCCCATTGGCAGCATGGCAGCTGGTCTGCTCACGTACGGTCTGACGATGAACTTTCACAAGCACTGGATCGGGATCGCCTTCGGTTGGATCCTGGTGAACATCGGCATGGTGGCCACGATTGT GGCCATCTCGGCGTATGCGCTGGAGAAATACCCGGGCCAGGCGACCTGCGTGTCGGCCATCCTGAATATGTGGCGCACCTGCGGCGGGTTCGCAGTGGGATACTTCCAGCCCGCCTGGATTGCACGCAATGGCCTGGGACTAGTGTTCGGCATCCAGGCCATTGTGGTCTGCGTGGCGATTGTCTTGACGATTACTCCGGTGCTGCTGTGGACGCGATCGCGGCAGCCGAGTGGGAGTGTGTGA
- a CDS encoding uncharacterized protein (ID:PFLUO_004197-T1.cds;~source:funannotate): MFSTSRRWLLVASPFLALCLLYYLSQSPETRPARGKGLGSWTQESNKLNTLTVQSEDMDSLSATDPCGRQPRDLDDVFVVIKTGATESQQRIPVHLRTTLQCVPHFAIFSDYEETINGVQVHDILKNVSKTTMETEPEFDLYRRLQEVGREGLTDEEWGDDINGPLGKTNNPGWKLDKWKFLPMIDSALELKPDAKWYVFAEADTYVTWPNLANWLAHLDHTDPYYIGSPMQIGNELFAYGGAGIILSARTMQRLSSYRARAEEEMDKMTAEEWAGDCVLARALGQVRVSLTWAWPMMLTVTPSELDHFSEGYGRQPWCYPAISYHHMSPKDIEDMWRFDREWFSSGKNALLLHADVFRKYIHNASLSERRDWDNLSSVKIDLVSSTEACHEACSHDSDCLQWSFGADEGCKHASTTLLGVSTNGTHSGWMKNRVQKLLDLFQSSCPQVEYIFD; the protein is encoded by the coding sequence ATGTTCAGTACATCGCGGCGATGGCTGCTCGTCGCCTCCCCATTCCTGGCCCTGTGTCTGCTCTACTACCTGTCACAATCGCCTGAAACCCGACCGGCGAGGGGGAAGGGATTGGGGAGCTGGACACAAGAATCCAATAAACTGAATACCTTGACGGTACAAAGTGAGGATATGGATTCGTTATCGGCGACAGACCCGTGTGGTCGCCAACCACGCGATCTGGATGACGTCTTTGTCGTTATAAAAACGGGAGCCACCGAGTCCCAGCAAAGAATCCCCGTGCATTTGCGAACAACCCTCCAGTGCGTGCCACATttcgccatcttctccgactACGAAGAGACAATCAACGGTGTCCAAGTCCATGATATCTTGAAAAATGTCAGCAAGACCACTATGGAGACGGAGCCCGAGTTTGATCTATATCGGCGTCTTCAGGAGGTTGGCCGAGAAGGCTTGACGGACGAAGAGTGGGGAGATGACATTAACGGCCCGTTGGGCAAGACCAACAACCCCGGATGGAAGCTAGACAAGTGGAAATTCTTACCTATGATCGATTCTGCCCTGGAACTCAAGCCCGACGCCAAATGGTACGTCTTCGCAGAGGCTGATACCTATGTGACGTGGCCCAACCTCGCGAACTGGCTTGCACACCTGGATCACACCGACCCATACTACATCGGGAGCCCTATGCAGATTGGAAACGAGCTCTTTGCATACGGTGGGGCAGGCATCATCCTCTCTGCCCGCACGATGCAACGCCTAAGCAGCTATCGTGCCCGTGCAGaagaggagatggacaaAATGACGGCAGAGGAGTGGGCCGGCGACTGCGTGCTGGCTCGGGCACTCGGCCAAGTCCGAGTGTCCTTGACATGGGCTTGGCCCATGATGTTGACAGTCACACCTTCTGAGTTAGATCATTTCTCTGAGGGTTACGGCCGTCAGCCATGGTGTTACCCGGCTATATCATATCACCACATGAGCCCGAAAGATATCGAGGATATGTGGCGCTTTGATCGTGAATGGTTTTCCTCAGGCAAAAACGCGCTCCTCCTACACGCAGACGTCTTCCGAAAATATATCCATAATGCGAGCCTCTCCGAGCGACGCGACTGGGACAACCTATCGAGCGTGAAGATTGATCTCGTCTCATCCACAGAAGCTTGCCATGAGGCGTGCAGCCACGATTCGGATTGTTTGCAATGGTCTTTCGGGGCCGATGAGGGCTGCAAGCACGCCTCTACGACACTGCTCGGTGTATCTACTAATGGTACGCACTCGGGGTGGATGAAGAACCGAGTCCAAAAGCTACTGGATCTTTTTCAGTCGTCTTGTCCACAGGTGGAATACATCTTTGACTGA